From Arthrobacter sp. FW306-2-2C-D06B, a single genomic window includes:
- a CDS encoding DUF2461 domain-containing protein, whose amino-acid sequence MSTFTGIPAEAIAFYAELEENNNREWWLAHKDIYDSAVKEPLTLLLEELEPRFGPGKVFRPNRDVRFSQDKSPYKTAQGAFAADKEGVGYYLQLSADGLLVGGGCHSRTPEQIARFRAATDSPASGEELQKIVDSIAAAGFAVEGEKLKTVPRGFDKDHPRAELLKHKSLSAGVTLGEPEWMSQPSAKEEIAKRWEVLRPLVEWVNEHAAP is encoded by the coding sequence ATGAGCACATTCACCGGGATCCCCGCAGAGGCCATCGCCTTCTATGCCGAACTTGAAGAGAACAACAACCGCGAATGGTGGTTGGCCCACAAAGACATCTACGACTCCGCCGTGAAGGAGCCATTGACGCTGTTGCTGGAGGAGCTTGAGCCACGTTTCGGGCCGGGCAAGGTATTCCGTCCGAACCGGGATGTCCGCTTCTCCCAGGACAAGTCCCCTTACAAGACGGCACAGGGAGCGTTTGCAGCGGACAAGGAGGGCGTGGGCTACTACCTCCAGCTCAGTGCAGACGGCCTGCTGGTCGGCGGCGGATGCCACTCGCGCACCCCGGAGCAGATTGCCCGTTTCCGCGCCGCCACGGATTCGCCGGCCAGCGGGGAGGAACTCCAGAAAATCGTCGATTCCATCGCCGCCGCCGGTTTCGCAGTGGAGGGTGAGAAGCTCAAGACCGTGCCTCGTGGTTTCGACAAAGACCATCCCCGCGCCGAGCTCTTGAAGCACAAGTCGTTGTCTGCCGGAGTGACTTTGGGCGAACCGGAATGGATGTCCCAGCCCTCAGCCAAGGAAGAGATCGCCAAGCGTTGGGAGGTACTGCGCCCGCTCGTGGAGTGGGTCAACGAGCACGCGGCGCCCTAG
- a CDS encoding Fur family transcriptional regulator produces the protein MADHTADQEAWASALHSHGRRVTKQRLAVLAAVQHNPHSPAEGILAAARKDLPELTAQSVYVVLSDLTDLQMLRRFEPPHSPALYETRVGDNHHHAVCISCGRVEDVDCAVGHAPCLTPHWDEHSKPMTIQIADVLYQGICQDCQAKQQLPTQTQVTTK, from the coding sequence ATGGCAGATCACACGGCAGACCAGGAAGCGTGGGCTTCCGCCCTGCATTCCCACGGACGCCGCGTGACCAAACAGCGCTTGGCGGTCCTCGCGGCCGTTCAGCACAATCCACATTCCCCGGCCGAAGGCATCCTGGCTGCCGCGCGCAAGGATCTTCCCGAACTGACAGCGCAGTCTGTTTATGTGGTGCTGAGCGACCTTACGGACCTGCAGATGCTGCGACGCTTCGAACCGCCCCACTCTCCCGCGCTGTACGAGACGCGAGTGGGCGACAACCACCACCACGCCGTATGCATCAGTTGCGGCCGGGTGGAGGATGTCGACTGCGCCGTAGGCCATGCCCCCTGCCTCACCCCGCACTGGGATGAGCACTCCAAACCCATGACCATCCAGATCGCAGACGTCCTGTACCAAGGCATCTGCCAGGACTGCCAGGCCAAACAACAGCTTCCTACTCAAACGCAAGTAACCACGAAATAG
- the efeB gene encoding iron uptake transporter deferrochelatase/peroxidase subunit, translated as MSGCPFNHEPAEAPDGGTQPAAVGPHRRGVSRRGLFSLAGVGGVGAVAGLAAGYLSHDAVAAVAAPAGSGSNVVPFYGERQAGIITPTQDRLHMAAFDVTIEDRAAVIQLLKDWTAAAEAMTTGRTTGATGAVDGSYDAPPEDTGEALDLAAGKLTLTFGFGPGLFEKDLKPRFGLEGRRPGALIDLPHFPGDALQPERTGGDIVVQACADDPQVAVHAIRNLARIGFGKVRVRWSQLGFGRTSSTSRAQATARNLFGFKDGTANLKSEDAAPLDEHVWATAGTHPGEAWMAGGSYLVSRRIRMHIEIWDRTSLREQEGLIGRTKGVGAPLSGGEEFTAPDFAIKGRDGEPLIPIDSHVRLAHADQNNGVKMLRRGYNYTDGSDGLGHLDAGLFFIAFVKDPRTHYVPMQMAMAKSDKLALEYLKHTGSGLFAVPPGIKAGGFIGEGLFA; from the coding sequence GTGAGCGGCTGCCCTTTCAACCACGAGCCCGCTGAGGCGCCCGACGGCGGCACCCAGCCTGCCGCCGTCGGGCCGCACAGGCGCGGCGTGTCCCGTCGAGGGCTGTTCTCCCTCGCCGGCGTGGGCGGCGTCGGTGCCGTGGCAGGACTGGCCGCCGGATACCTCAGCCACGATGCCGTGGCCGCAGTGGCCGCCCCCGCAGGCAGCGGAAGCAACGTGGTTCCTTTCTACGGCGAACGCCAAGCCGGCATCATCACTCCCACACAGGACCGCCTCCACATGGCTGCCTTCGACGTCACCATCGAGGACCGCGCCGCGGTGATCCAGCTCCTGAAAGACTGGACCGCCGCGGCCGAGGCAATGACCACCGGCCGCACAACGGGCGCGACCGGCGCCGTCGACGGCTCCTACGATGCGCCGCCGGAAGACACCGGGGAAGCCCTCGATCTCGCGGCGGGCAAGCTGACGTTGACGTTCGGCTTTGGCCCGGGCCTCTTCGAAAAGGACCTCAAACCCCGCTTCGGCCTGGAGGGCCGCAGACCCGGCGCCCTGATCGACCTGCCGCATTTCCCCGGCGATGCCTTGCAGCCAGAACGCACCGGCGGGGACATTGTGGTCCAGGCGTGCGCGGACGATCCCCAAGTTGCCGTGCACGCGATCCGCAACCTGGCCCGCATCGGCTTCGGCAAGGTGCGCGTCCGTTGGTCCCAGCTGGGCTTCGGCCGGACTTCCTCCACGTCGCGGGCCCAGGCGACCGCACGCAACCTTTTCGGGTTCAAGGACGGCACAGCCAACCTGAAGTCGGAAGACGCGGCACCCCTGGACGAGCACGTCTGGGCCACCGCCGGAACCCACCCGGGAGAAGCGTGGATGGCGGGAGGCAGCTACCTTGTGTCCCGGCGGATTCGGATGCATATCGAAATCTGGGACCGCACGTCGCTCCGCGAACAGGAAGGCCTGATCGGCCGCACCAAGGGTGTTGGAGCCCCCTTGTCCGGAGGAGAGGAATTCACGGCGCCGGACTTCGCGATCAAGGGCCGCGACGGAGAGCCGTTGATTCCGATCGATTCCCACGTCCGCCTCGCCCACGCGGACCAGAACAACGGCGTGAAGATGCTTCGCCGCGGATACAACTACACCGACGGTTCGGACGGGCTCGGCCACCTCGACGCAGGTCTGTTCTTCATCGCCTTCGTCAAGGACCCACGGACGCATTACGTGCCCATGCAGATGGCCATGGCGAAGAGCGACAAGCTGGCCCTGGAGTACCTCAAGCACACGGGCTCGGGGCTGTTCGCGGTGCCTCCGGGCATAAAGGCGGGCGGCTTCATTGGTGAGGGCTTGTTCGCATGA
- a CDS encoding catalase produces the protein MTANISTTQSGAPVTSDAHSKSVGADGAIILTDHYLVEKLAQFNRERVPERVVHAKGGGAFGTFKTSSDVSQYTKAALFQPGVETDMLIRFSSVAGENGSPDTWRDPRGFAVKFYTSEGNYDLVGNNTPVFFIRDGIKFPDFIHSQKRLPGTHLRDADMQWDFWTLSPESAHQVTWLMGDRGLPASWREMQGYGSHTYQWINAEGERFWVKYHFKSNQGVKTITGDQAAELAGSDADFYIRDLQENIAAGNFPSWELHVQVMPYEDAKTYRFNPFDLTKVWPHSDYPLIHVGTMELNKNPENYFAQIEQATFAPSNFVPGIAASPDKMLQARIFSYADAHRYRVGTNHAQIPVNQPKNQVNNYSQDGAGRYLFNAPSVPVYAPNSVGGPAAVEPQNPAGGWENDGELTLSAHSLHAEDSDFVQAGALYREVYDDGAKARLLDTITGAVGGVKSPGIKERAIQYWTNVDAELGAKLRANLGAGEGESAAEAANKL, from the coding sequence ATGACCGCGAACATCTCGACCACCCAGTCGGGCGCCCCCGTCACCTCGGACGCGCATTCCAAGTCCGTTGGTGCCGATGGTGCCATCATCCTGACCGACCACTACCTGGTGGAAAAGCTCGCCCAGTTCAACCGCGAGCGCGTCCCGGAGCGTGTTGTGCACGCCAAGGGCGGCGGCGCTTTCGGTACCTTCAAGACTTCCTCGGACGTTTCCCAGTACACCAAGGCTGCCCTGTTCCAGCCCGGTGTCGAGACGGACATGCTCATCCGCTTCTCCTCCGTTGCAGGCGAGAACGGCTCCCCTGACACGTGGCGCGACCCCCGCGGCTTCGCGGTCAAGTTCTACACGTCCGAGGGCAACTACGACCTCGTCGGCAACAACACCCCGGTGTTCTTCATCCGCGACGGCATCAAGTTCCCCGACTTCATCCACTCCCAGAAGCGCCTCCCGGGCACCCACCTGCGCGACGCCGACATGCAGTGGGACTTCTGGACCCTGTCCCCCGAGTCCGCGCACCAGGTCACCTGGCTCATGGGCGACCGTGGCCTGCCGGCTTCCTGGCGTGAAATGCAGGGCTACGGCTCGCACACTTACCAGTGGATCAACGCCGAGGGCGAGCGCTTCTGGGTCAAGTACCACTTCAAGTCCAACCAGGGCGTCAAGACCATCACGGGCGACCAGGCAGCTGAGCTGGCCGGCTCGGACGCGGACTTCTACATCCGCGACCTCCAGGAAAACATCGCCGCCGGCAACTTCCCGTCCTGGGAACTGCACGTCCAGGTCATGCCTTACGAAGACGCCAAGACGTACCGCTTCAACCCGTTCGACCTCACCAAGGTGTGGCCGCACTCGGACTACCCGCTGATCCACGTGGGCACCATGGAGCTCAACAAGAACCCGGAGAACTACTTCGCGCAGATCGAGCAGGCCACCTTCGCGCCGTCGAACTTCGTTCCGGGTATCGCTGCCTCCCCGGACAAGATGCTGCAGGCCCGCATCTTCTCCTACGCCGACGCACACCGCTACCGCGTGGGCACCAACCACGCCCAGATCCCGGTGAACCAGCCGAAGAACCAGGTCAACAACTACAGCCAGGACGGCGCGGGACGTTACCTGTTCAATGCTCCTTCGGTTCCGGTCTACGCACCGAACTCCGTGGGTGGCCCGGCCGCTGTTGAGCCGCAGAACCCGGCCGGCGGCTGGGAGAACGACGGCGAGCTGACGCTCTCCGCACACTCCCTGCACGCCGAGGACAGCGACTTCGTCCAGGCCGGCGCGCTGTACCGCGAGGTTTACGACGACGGCGCCAAGGCCCGCCTGCTGGATACCATCACCGGCGCTGTGGGCGGCGTCAAGAGCCCCGGCATCAAGGAACGCGCCATCCAGTACTGGACCAACGTCGACGCCGAACTCGGCGCCAAGCTGCGCGCCAACCTCGGCGCAGGCGAGGGCGAGTCGGCTGCAGAGGCAGCCAACAAGCTGTAA
- the htpX gene encoding zinc metalloprotease HtpX yields the protein MHNHHNGLKTAALFGVLWAVLLGLGAVIGVGTRSASPIWIMALIGIATTAYGYWNSDKIAIRSMAAYPVSEAEAPQLYQIVRELSVRANQPMPRIYVSPTMTPNAFATGRNPKNAAVCCTAGILNLLDARELRGVLGHELMHVYNRDILTSSIAAAVAGVITSVGQMLLFFGGGDRRNANPIAMIAMALLAPFAASLIQLAISRTREYDADHDGAELTGDPLALASALRRIEAGVKQVPLPQDQRLVNTSHLMIANPFRGGAMTKLFATHPPMRERIERLERMAGRPLS from the coding sequence GTGCATAATCATCACAATGGCCTGAAGACCGCAGCGCTATTCGGTGTGCTCTGGGCGGTGCTGCTGGGACTCGGAGCCGTGATCGGCGTGGGCACCCGCAGTGCGTCGCCCATCTGGATCATGGCACTGATCGGCATCGCGACAACCGCTTATGGATATTGGAACAGCGACAAGATCGCCATCCGGTCCATGGCCGCGTACCCGGTTTCGGAAGCCGAGGCTCCGCAGCTTTACCAAATCGTCCGGGAACTCTCCGTGCGCGCGAACCAACCCATGCCGAGGATCTACGTTTCTCCGACGATGACCCCCAATGCCTTCGCCACGGGACGTAATCCGAAGAACGCCGCCGTGTGCTGCACGGCGGGCATCCTGAACTTGCTCGACGCGCGCGAACTCCGGGGCGTCCTCGGGCATGAACTCATGCATGTCTACAACCGCGACATCCTCACCTCGTCCATCGCGGCCGCCGTCGCCGGCGTCATTACTTCGGTGGGCCAGATGCTGCTGTTCTTCGGCGGCGGGGACCGGCGCAACGCCAATCCGATTGCCATGATCGCCATGGCGCTCCTGGCGCCGTTTGCCGCCTCCTTGATCCAGCTCGCCATTTCCCGCACGAGGGAGTACGACGCCGACCACGACGGCGCGGAGCTCACCGGCGATCCGCTGGCGCTCGCCTCAGCCCTTCGCAGGATTGAAGCGGGCGTGAAGCAAGTGCCGCTGCCACAGGATCAGCGCCTCGTGAATACTTCGCACCTCATGATTGCCAACCCGTTCCGCGGCGGTGCCATGACCAAGCTGTTCGCCACCCACCCGCCCATGCGTGAGCGCATCGAGCGGCTCGAACGGATGGCCGGACGGCCGCTTTCCTAG
- a CDS encoding MFS transporter — protein sequence MAKLLADMTPLRESPAFRRLWLGSSVSMVGSQLTLVAVSLEVYSITQQSLYVGLLSIFALVPLVIAGLFGGALSDAYDRRKVAIVASLVLWGCSVALALQAWFQLNNVWILFLLVAVQSGAQGINAPARSAIIPLLVRKELLPAANALSMLNMGISMTAGPLLAGVLVASSGFGWTYTIDALSFAFALWSLFKLPALPAAANASAPGLRSVVEGFRFLGTRPNLRMTFIIDLIAMICAQPRALMPAIGATMIGGGDTTVGVLLASVAVGAFLAGLFSGPLGRVRRQGSAVVWSVAGWGFSIAAFGLVVVLAGDAGRDGVTLWIIPAAMCCALAGISDSVSAVFRTTILQSATPDHMRGRLQGVFIVVVSGGPRVGDMLAGGATKVLSEGWVLLLGGVLCAVLAWLVARGQRGFLQYDSIHPVP from the coding sequence GTGGCAAAACTCCTGGCTGACATGACCCCGCTTCGCGAAAGCCCCGCATTCCGCCGTCTGTGGCTGGGGTCGTCCGTGTCGATGGTCGGATCCCAGCTGACCCTGGTTGCTGTGAGCCTCGAGGTCTACAGCATCACCCAACAGAGCCTCTACGTGGGCCTGCTCAGCATCTTTGCCCTGGTCCCGCTCGTGATCGCGGGTTTGTTTGGAGGTGCCCTTTCGGATGCCTATGACCGGCGAAAAGTCGCCATTGTTGCGTCCCTCGTTTTGTGGGGCTGCAGCGTGGCCCTGGCACTCCAAGCGTGGTTCCAGCTGAACAATGTCTGGATCCTGTTCCTCCTCGTCGCGGTTCAGAGCGGCGCGCAAGGCATCAACGCGCCCGCACGCAGCGCCATCATTCCCTTGCTGGTCCGCAAGGAACTGCTGCCCGCAGCCAACGCGTTGAGCATGCTCAACATGGGTATTTCCATGACCGCCGGCCCCCTGCTGGCCGGCGTTCTGGTCGCTTCGAGCGGTTTTGGCTGGACCTACACGATCGATGCCCTGAGCTTCGCCTTCGCGCTGTGGAGCCTTTTCAAGCTCCCGGCCCTTCCCGCGGCAGCGAACGCGTCGGCACCCGGCTTGCGCTCCGTCGTCGAGGGCTTCCGTTTCCTGGGCACCCGGCCCAACCTCCGCATGACCTTCATCATCGACCTCATTGCGATGATCTGCGCCCAGCCGCGCGCCCTCATGCCCGCGATCGGAGCCACGATGATCGGAGGCGGCGACACCACCGTGGGTGTGCTGCTCGCCTCGGTGGCTGTCGGCGCCTTCCTGGCGGGGTTGTTCTCCGGACCGCTGGGGAGGGTACGGCGCCAAGGGAGCGCAGTGGTGTGGTCAGTGGCCGGATGGGGCTTTTCGATCGCGGCTTTCGGCCTGGTGGTGGTCCTTGCCGGGGACGCCGGGCGCGACGGGGTCACGCTGTGGATCATCCCGGCCGCCATGTGTTGCGCCCTTGCCGGGATCTCGGACTCGGTCAGCGCGGTCTTCCGCACCACCATCCTGCAATCGGCCACTCCGGACCACATGCGGGGACGGTTGCAAGGCGTGTTCATCGTGGTGGTTTCAGGTGGTCCGCGAGTGGGGGACATGCTCGCCGGTGGCGCCACCAAGGTCCTCAGCGAAGGTTGGGTCCTGCTCCTCGGCGGCGTGCTGTGCGCAGTACTGGCGTGGCTCGTGGCGCGCGGGCAACGCGGATTCCTCCAGTACGATTCGATCCACCCGGTGCCCTAG